The following are encoded together in the Gilvimarinus sp. DA14 genome:
- the rseP gene encoding RIP metalloprotease RseP, producing the protein MNILQYVFWFFVAILVLVTIHEFGHFYVARRCGVKVLRFSIGFGKVLTSWRDSQGTEFALSAIPLGGYVKMLDEREGPVAEDELHRAFNRQSVGKRIAVVLAGPVANLILAVLIFWLVLAVSGERGLAPVIGKVEPGSVAASANLEAGQEIIAVDGVSTLSWQMVQKQLLRRLGESGPLTFAVRYPDSSLRYESEVVLDDWLRGVDEPEPLSGLGVTPYIPAVPAIAGEIQDASPASEAGLQPGDQIIAADGQAIASAQDWIDYVKARPESLINLTVERGGQELELAITPERITEAGTSFGRVGMGFAPYEWPEDLIRRWDYSPISGFVAAVDRTWETSAFVLLSVKKLIFGEISTKNLSGAITIAKVAGSEAENGWRSFLRFLAALSVMLGVFNLLPIPVLDGGHLMYYLVELVKGKPVSEKTQMVGYQVGLVLVIGLTVLALYNDIMRL; encoded by the coding sequence GTGAACATTCTCCAATACGTATTTTGGTTTTTTGTTGCCATTTTGGTGCTGGTGACCATCCACGAATTTGGCCACTTTTATGTCGCCAGGCGCTGCGGTGTAAAAGTGCTGCGCTTTTCCATTGGTTTTGGCAAGGTGCTTACCAGTTGGCGTGATAGTCAGGGCACGGAGTTCGCGCTCTCTGCCATTCCTCTGGGTGGCTACGTCAAGATGCTGGATGAGCGCGAGGGACCGGTGGCTGAAGATGAGCTGCACCGCGCGTTTAATCGCCAGAGTGTTGGTAAGCGCATTGCCGTGGTGTTGGCAGGGCCGGTAGCTAATTTGATTCTTGCGGTACTCATTTTTTGGCTGGTATTGGCGGTCAGTGGCGAGCGCGGCTTGGCGCCGGTGATTGGCAAGGTGGAGCCAGGCTCGGTGGCGGCCAGTGCCAACCTTGAGGCGGGCCAGGAAATTATTGCCGTAGATGGTGTGAGCACTTTGTCCTGGCAGATGGTGCAAAAACAACTGCTGCGTCGTCTGGGTGAGAGTGGGCCGCTGACCTTTGCCGTGCGCTACCCGGACTCCAGTTTGCGCTACGAATCTGAAGTCGTGCTGGACGACTGGCTGCGCGGGGTGGATGAGCCAGAACCCTTGTCTGGGCTAGGGGTTACGCCTTACATTCCCGCGGTTCCGGCAATCGCCGGGGAAATTCAGGATGCTAGCCCGGCGAGTGAGGCGGGTTTGCAGCCCGGTGATCAGATTATCGCCGCTGATGGACAAGCGATTGCCAGTGCTCAGGACTGGATCGATTATGTCAAAGCCCGGCCCGAGTCGCTAATCAATCTCACGGTAGAGCGCGGCGGCCAGGAGCTAGAGTTAGCGATTACGCCGGAGCGAATCACTGAGGCAGGTACCAGCTTCGGCAGGGTGGGGATGGGCTTTGCGCCTTACGAGTGGCCGGAGGACTTGATTCGCCGTTGGGATTATTCACCCATCAGCGGATTTGTGGCCGCCGTAGATCGCACTTGGGAAACTTCTGCCTTTGTGTTGCTGTCAGTTAAGAAGCTGATTTTTGGGGAAATTTCCACAAAAAACTTGAGCGGAGCTATCACCATTGCTAAGGTTGCGGGTTCTGAGGCGGAGAACGGCTGGCGCAGCTTCTTGCGTTTTCTCGCGGCCTTGAGCGTCATGTTAGGAGTTTTTAATCTGCTACCTATTCCTGTGCTCGATGGTGGTCATTTAATGTACTACCTGGTCGAGCTGGTAAAAGGAAAACCGGTATCGGAAAAAACTCAGATGGTGGGCTATCAAGTGGGCCTGGTTTTGGTAATCGGCCTGACAGTACTGGCGCTTTACAACGACATCATGAGGCTTTAA
- the fabZ gene encoding 3-hydroxyacyl-ACP dehydratase FabZ encodes MMDVNEIRQYLPHRYPLLLVDRVVELVEGESIVAYKNISINEEVFNGHFPEFPVFPGVMILEALAQASGILGFKTVDKKPKDGSIYLFAGIDDVRFKRQVVPGDRLQLESRIISSKRGIWKFACKATVDGELVASATILCADRKV; translated from the coding sequence ATGATGGATGTAAATGAAATTAGGCAGTATTTGCCGCACCGCTACCCTTTATTGCTGGTGGATAGAGTGGTCGAGCTGGTAGAGGGGGAATCAATTGTCGCTTACAAGAATATTTCTATCAACGAAGAAGTATTTAACGGTCATTTTCCAGAGTTTCCGGTATTTCCGGGGGTAATGATTCTAGAGGCTCTGGCCCAGGCTTCGGGTATTTTGGGATTCAAAACAGTCGACAAAAAACCGAAAGATGGTTCCATTTACCTGTTTGCCGGAATAGACGATGTGCGCTTTAAACGTCAGGTTGTTCCCGGTGATCGTCTGCAGCTGGAGTCGCGCATTATTTCCTCCAAACGCGGTATTTGGAAGTTTGCTTGCAAGGCAACAGTCGATGGTGAATTGGTCGCCTCGGCTACCATTTTGTGTGCCGACCGAAAAGTATAA
- a CDS encoding OmpH family outer membrane protein, whose amino-acid sequence MILLKKMMLAATLLLVSVGAVAAGKVVTLDMQAAILGTDLAKKSVDSLQKNAEFTALRAKVESLVADIKALQESAEKDGMTWSEDQQAEHRKKVEYLRADYELATKKLQAEQQQVLQRVQQQLTPKVRPVLEQLIADEKIGMIINAQSVFHADADHDITAQLIERLNKAK is encoded by the coding sequence GTGATTTTGCTTAAGAAGATGATGTTGGCCGCGACTCTGTTGCTGGTTAGCGTGGGCGCTGTGGCGGCTGGTAAGGTAGTTACCCTGGATATGCAAGCGGCCATTCTGGGCACTGACCTGGCGAAAAAAAGCGTCGATAGCCTGCAAAAAAATGCAGAGTTTACCGCTTTACGCGCCAAGGTTGAGAGCTTAGTTGCCGACATTAAAGCGCTGCAGGAGTCCGCTGAAAAAGATGGTATGACTTGGTCGGAAGATCAGCAGGCCGAGCATCGCAAAAAGGTAGAGTACCTGCGCGCCGACTATGAGCTGGCGACGAAAAAACTGCAGGCCGAACAGCAACAAGTATTGCAGCGTGTACAACAACAACTGACGCCTAAAGTGCGTCCCGTTCTGGAGCAGTTAATCGCCGATGAGAAAATCGGTATGATTATCAATGCTCAATCTGTATTCCACGCCGATGCCGATCACGATATTACCGCTCAGCTGATTGAGCGCTTGAATAAAGCCAAGTAA
- the uppS gene encoding polyprenyl diphosphate synthase produces MTGSSLRHIAIIMDGNNRWAKQRNLSGIAGHREGVERIRDVMAACQELKVEALTLFAFSSENWRRPAKEVDALMSLFQLYLKKEAKDLKKRGVRLKVVGNRDRFSESLKTSIAKAEALTDTQDAATTLVIAADYGGRWDVVQAARKMAQAAVLGELTPQAIDEAAFDRATSLAGLPELDLLIRTGGEHRISNFLLWQAAYAELYFSDALWPDFNGELLKAAAADFTQRQRRFGRTSEQCESGAAFAGDSYA; encoded by the coding sequence GTGACCGGCAGTTCTCTACGTCATATCGCCATTATCATGGATGGCAACAATCGCTGGGCTAAACAGCGCAATCTGTCTGGTATTGCCGGGCACCGTGAAGGGGTAGAGCGCATCCGCGATGTGATGGCTGCCTGCCAAGAGCTGAAAGTCGAAGCTCTAACCCTGTTCGCCTTTAGCAGTGAGAACTGGCGCCGCCCCGCCAAAGAGGTGGACGCTCTGATGTCGCTGTTTCAGTTGTACCTGAAAAAAGAAGCGAAAGATTTAAAAAAGCGCGGCGTGCGCTTAAAAGTTGTGGGTAATCGCGATCGTTTTAGCGAATCGTTAAAAACCTCTATTGCCAAAGCCGAAGCGCTTACCGACACCCAGGATGCCGCCACCACGCTAGTGATTGCCGCCGATTACGGAGGTCGCTGGGATGTGGTGCAGGCCGCCCGGAAAATGGCGCAGGCTGCTGTGTTGGGTGAGCTGACCCCGCAAGCGATAGATGAAGCGGCGTTTGATCGCGCCACGTCTCTGGCCGGTTTGCCGGAGCTGGATCTATTAATTCGCACCGGTGGCGAGCACCGTATCAGTAATTTCCTGCTGTGGCAGGCCGCCTACGCCGAGCTGTATTTCAGCGATGCGCTGTGGCCCGACTTTAACGGTGAGCTTTTAAAAGCAGCTGCGGCAGACTTTACGCAGCGTCAGCGCCGTTTTGGTCGTACCTCTGAGCAGTGTGAATCCGGCGCCGCTTTTGCTGGAGATTCCTATGCTTAA
- the lpxA gene encoding acyl-ACP--UDP-N-acetylglucosamine O-acyltransferase, which yields MIDSQAIVHPEAKIADDVKIGPWTTIGPDVEIGPGCVIASHVVIKGPTKIGRNNQIYQFSSVGEDTPDLKYNGEPTRLVIGDNNIIREGVTIHRGTVQDRSETTIGDNNLIMAYVHIGHDSVVGNHCILVNNTALAGHVIIGDWAILSGFTLVHQFCNIGAHSFTGMGSAVGKDVPAFVMVTGAPAAAKSINSEGLRRRGYSKEQIAAINRAFKIIYRRGHTVEEALNQLQQIESEEPVVALMIESLQKSKRGIVR from the coding sequence TTGATTGATTCACAAGCTATTGTTCATCCCGAGGCCAAAATTGCCGATGATGTAAAGATCGGTCCTTGGACAACCATCGGGCCCGATGTCGAAATTGGGCCTGGTTGTGTCATTGCCTCACACGTGGTGATCAAAGGCCCGACAAAAATTGGTCGCAATAATCAGATCTATCAGTTTTCATCGGTGGGCGAAGATACGCCAGATTTGAAGTACAACGGTGAACCTACGCGGTTGGTTATTGGCGACAACAATATTATTCGCGAAGGCGTTACTATTCATCGGGGCACCGTGCAAGATCGCTCGGAAACCACCATAGGTGACAACAATTTGATTATGGCCTATGTGCATATAGGTCATGACAGTGTAGTGGGCAACCATTGCATACTGGTGAATAACACTGCACTTGCCGGGCATGTGATTATCGGTGACTGGGCCATCTTGAGCGGTTTTACGCTAGTGCATCAGTTTTGCAATATTGGCGCCCACAGTTTTACCGGTATGGGTAGTGCAGTGGGTAAAGACGTACCTGCCTTTGTTATGGTAACAGGCGCACCTGCAGCGGCGAAAAGTATTAACTCGGAAGGTTTACGGCGTCGCGGTTATAGCAAAGAGCAAATAGCGGCTATTAACCGGGCTTTTAAAATTATTTACCGTCGTGGCCATACGGTCGAAGAAGCGCTGAATCAGTTGCAGCAGATCGAAAGCGAGGAACCCGTGGTGGCACTGATGATCGAATCTCTACAAAAATCGAAACGCGGAATCGTTCGCTAA
- the frr gene encoding ribosome recycling factor, whose product MLNDLKKDADDRMKKALQAMGNSMNKIRTGRAHPSLLEGLTVSYYGSETPLSQVANITVEDARTLSVKPWEKQLVPEIEKAIMKSDLGLNPSTAGENIRIPLPMLTEETRKGYIKQARAEAENGRVAIRNVRRDVLSDVKSLLKEKEITEDEDRRMQDDIQKITDKYVAEVDKALAQKEEELMTV is encoded by the coding sequence ATGTTGAATGATTTGAAAAAAGACGCCGACGACCGTATGAAAAAAGCCCTGCAAGCGATGGGCAATAGCATGAACAAAATCCGCACTGGTCGCGCGCACCCGAGCCTGCTGGAAGGCTTGACCGTGTCTTACTACGGTTCTGAAACGCCTTTGTCACAGGTGGCGAATATCACCGTTGAAGATGCTCGCACCCTGTCGGTTAAGCCTTGGGAGAAGCAGCTGGTTCCGGAAATCGAAAAAGCGATCATGAAATCGGATTTGGGGCTCAACCCCTCCACCGCTGGTGAAAATATCCGCATTCCGCTGCCCATGCTGACCGAGGAAACTCGTAAGGGTTATATCAAGCAGGCGCGTGCCGAAGCTGAAAATGGCCGTGTGGCTATTCGCAACGTGCGCCGCGATGTGCTGTCCGATGTTAAATCTCTGCTGAAAGAAAAAGAGATTACTGAAGATGAAGATCGTCGCATGCAGGATGATATTCAGAAAATTACCGATAAGTATGTGGCTGAAGTCGACAAGGCTCTGGCGCAGAAAGAAGAAGAGCTGATGACCGTATAA
- a CDS encoding phosphatidate cytidylyltransferase, translating into MLKQRVLTAIALAAIFLLALFYLPERYFPAFIAAIVLISAWEWANLSGFEKPLSRALYVLAQGVCIALVAVYIGVIPVDAIDINRVPARYQHVLLAGCTWWALALLWVQGYPSSALLWGRRFMRALMGFLVLVPTWAAVSYVRSEEFGAWLVLLIVIIVATADIGGYFVGRRFGRHKLAPNVSPGKTLEGFLGGVGANLILVFILWYLSDNPLFPLLALILVTSLASVLGDLLESMVKRERGIKDSSSLLPGHGGVLDRVDSLTAAAPVFALILLSLELSFG; encoded by the coding sequence ATGCTTAAACAGCGCGTACTAACCGCCATTGCACTGGCGGCAATATTTCTGTTAGCGCTTTTCTATTTGCCCGAGCGTTACTTTCCTGCCTTTATTGCCGCCATTGTGCTGATTAGCGCCTGGGAGTGGGCGAACTTAAGCGGTTTTGAAAAGCCCTTGAGCCGCGCTCTGTATGTTCTCGCCCAAGGCGTTTGCATCGCTCTGGTGGCGGTGTACATCGGCGTGATTCCGGTAGATGCCATCGACATTAATCGGGTGCCTGCCAGGTATCAGCATGTACTGCTTGCCGGTTGCACCTGGTGGGCGCTGGCGTTGTTGTGGGTGCAGGGTTATCCCAGCAGCGCGCTCTTGTGGGGGCGCCGCTTTATGCGGGCCTTGATGGGTTTTTTGGTGCTGGTGCCTACCTGGGCTGCGGTCAGCTATGTGCGTTCTGAAGAGTTTGGCGCCTGGCTGGTATTGCTGATTGTAATCATTGTCGCCACCGCGGATATCGGTGGTTATTTTGTCGGCCGCCGGTTTGGTCGTCATAAGCTCGCCCCCAATGTCAGCCCCGGTAAAACCCTGGAAGGTTTCTTGGGAGGAGTGGGCGCGAATCTGATTCTGGTGTTTATCCTGTGGTATCTGTCTGACAATCCTTTGTTCCCATTGCTGGCGCTAATATTAGTTACCTCTCTGGCCTCAGTGCTCGGTGATTTGCTTGAAAGCATGGTTAAGCGAGAGCGCGGTATCAAAGACAGCAGCTCGCTGTTGCCCGGCCACGGAGGTGTGCTTGACCGGGTCGACAGCCTGACTGCGGCGGCCCCAGTGTTCGCCCTTATTCTGTTGTCGCTGGAGTTGAGCTTTGGCTGA
- the ispC gene encoding 1-deoxy-D-xylulose-5-phosphate reductoisomerase, with product MADSPQQVTVLGSTGSIGVSTLDVLARHPARFQVFALAAHSSWEAMAQQCLACNPRYAVLVDEKAAQKLREALADAGSQTQVLSGTRALEEVAEAPEVDTVMAAIVGAAGLLSCFAAVEAGKRVLLANKEVLVMAGGLFMAAARRSGAEILPIDSEHNAIFQCLPLTGGLSAGLDLAALGVSRILLTASGGPFRQASLQELQRVTPEQACAHPNWSMGPKISVDSATMMNKGLEFIEACWLFNAQPANIEVVIHPQSVIHSLVEYIDGSVLAQLGNPDMRTPIANALGAPERLAAGVDSLDLVATARLDFEAPDQARFPCLTLAQEAVATGLNAPAVLNAANEVAVAAFLAEQLSFTAIAGVISATLEQVKFTEPDSLEAVQQADLEARGVAQRLIAASAN from the coding sequence TTGGCTGATTCGCCCCAACAGGTCACTGTTCTTGGTTCTACCGGTTCCATCGGTGTCAGTACGCTCGACGTATTGGCGCGTCACCCAGCTCGCTTCCAGGTTTTTGCGTTGGCGGCTCATTCCAGCTGGGAGGCGATGGCGCAGCAGTGCTTGGCCTGTAATCCGCGCTACGCCGTTTTAGTGGATGAAAAAGCCGCGCAAAAGTTGCGCGAAGCTCTTGCCGATGCCGGCTCACAGACGCAGGTTCTAAGCGGTACACGCGCTTTGGAGGAAGTGGCTGAGGCGCCGGAGGTGGACACGGTTATGGCTGCTATTGTGGGTGCGGCTGGATTATTGTCGTGCTTCGCCGCGGTAGAGGCGGGCAAGCGAGTGCTCTTAGCCAATAAAGAAGTGCTGGTAATGGCAGGTGGTCTGTTTATGGCTGCTGCCAGACGTTCTGGGGCCGAAATTCTACCTATCGACAGTGAACACAACGCCATTTTTCAGTGCCTGCCCCTAACCGGTGGCCTGTCCGCCGGGCTTGATCTTGCTGCGCTGGGCGTCAGCCGCATCCTGTTAACCGCATCCGGTGGCCCGTTTCGCCAGGCCAGCTTGCAGGAGTTACAGCGGGTGACGCCGGAGCAGGCGTGCGCGCACCCTAACTGGAGTATGGGGCCAAAAATATCGGTGGATTCGGCCACCATGATGAACAAGGGGCTGGAGTTTATCGAGGCCTGCTGGTTGTTCAATGCCCAACCCGCCAATATCGAAGTGGTGATCCATCCCCAGAGCGTAATCCATTCATTGGTGGAGTACATTGACGGCTCGGTATTGGCTCAGCTGGGTAACCCTGACATGCGTACCCCCATCGCCAATGCCTTGGGTGCGCCCGAGCGCCTGGCCGCAGGTGTTGACAGTCTGGACTTGGTGGCTACCGCCAGATTGGATTTCGAAGCGCCGGATCAGGCGCGTTTTCCCTGCCTAACACTTGCACAGGAGGCGGTGGCTACCGGCCTCAATGCGCCTGCGGTGCTCAATGCCGCCAACGAAGTGGCGGTAGCGGCTTTTTTGGCCGAGCAATTGTCCTTTACCGCCATTGCCGGGGTTATCTCTGCCACCTTAGAGCAGGTAAAATTCACTGAACCGGACAGTTTAGAGGCTGTCCAACAGGCCGATCTTGAGGCCAGGGGTGTGGCGCAGAGATTGATTGCTGCCAGCGCTAATTAA
- the lpxD gene encoding UDP-3-O-(3-hydroxymyristoyl)glucosamine N-acyltransferase: MTSLSLREIADFLSAKLEGNAGLSITGIAGLVTAKNSDISFLANKAYEAQLQNSGAGAVILREQESHLYDGNKLIVADPYLSYARLSRLFDRALEITAGIHPSAVVDSEATLGANVTLGPHAVIGRGVVLGDNVVVGAGSVIGDGSRVGARTRLAANVSIYHDVVIGEDCLFHSSCVIGADGFGFAPDRSQGGWCKIHQLGGVVIGSRVEVGATTTIDRGALDDTVIEDGVIIDDQVHVAHNCHIGANTAIAANCGIAGSTKIGRNCTLAGAVGIVGHIEITDNVHITGMTMVSKSITEPGSYSSGTSAIGTREWRKNAVRFNQLNDLAQRLRKLESGSDQ, encoded by the coding sequence GTGACTAGTCTTTCTCTCCGTGAGATTGCGGATTTTTTATCAGCGAAACTCGAAGGCAATGCCGGTTTATCCATAACCGGCATTGCTGGTTTGGTAACGGCAAAAAACAGCGATATTAGTTTTCTGGCAAACAAGGCCTACGAGGCTCAGTTACAGAATTCTGGTGCCGGTGCCGTTATTTTGCGCGAACAAGAATCGCATTTGTACGATGGCAACAAGCTGATCGTTGCCGATCCCTACCTCAGTTATGCTCGTCTCAGTCGATTATTCGATCGGGCACTGGAGATCACGGCCGGGATTCATCCCAGTGCAGTGGTTGATTCCGAGGCGACCCTTGGCGCTAACGTCACCCTCGGCCCCCACGCGGTAATCGGTCGGGGTGTGGTGCTGGGTGATAATGTCGTTGTGGGGGCGGGTTCGGTTATAGGTGATGGTAGTCGCGTCGGTGCACGCACCCGCTTGGCGGCCAATGTCAGTATTTATCACGATGTAGTCATCGGCGAGGATTGTCTGTTTCATAGCAGTTGTGTCATCGGCGCTGACGGTTTTGGTTTTGCTCCGGATCGGTCTCAGGGTGGATGGTGTAAAATACATCAGCTTGGCGGGGTAGTGATTGGCAGTCGCGTTGAGGTGGGTGCCACCACCACAATTGATCGCGGCGCCCTGGATGACACCGTTATCGAAGACGGTGTGATTATTGACGATCAGGTACATGTAGCGCACAACTGCCACATTGGCGCCAATACCGCCATTGCCGCCAATTGCGGTATCGCCGGCAGCACTAAAATTGGCCGCAATTGTACCCTCGCCGGCGCTGTCGGCATCGTTGGCCATATCGAGATTACCGATAACGTCCACATTACCGGTATGACCATGGTCTCTAAGTCGATAACAGAGCCCGGCAGCTACTCTTCTGGAACCAGTGCCATAGGCACCCGCGAATGGCGCAAGAACGCCGTTCGTTTTAACCAGTTAAATGATCTGGCGCAGCGCTTGAGAAAGCTCGAGTCCGGATCCGATCAGTAG
- the bamA gene encoding outer membrane protein assembly factor BamA translates to MMHVFSRMIGLMLALCFSLAVHAQTFRVNDIRVEGLQRVSAGTVFSALPIRVGDTLSNLDVQRATRELFKVGLFTDVSIGRDGDVLVIMVDERPAINEITIEGNKVIKTEQLMESLTENGLSEGQIYQSATLNMISQALEREYIGQGRYGASVDIEVEDLPRNQVKVLVNIDEGETARIKKINIVGNTAFANDELLDLFELQTTGFFSWITGDDKYNREKLTGDIERVESYYLDRGYLAFNLDSTQVSLSPDKSQVFITLNITEGDVYTVSEVDLAGDPAIDERFIRRMILMREGQTFSQALMTTSSEYITNRLGNEGYTFAEVEGIPERNDEDKTVKVTFFIDPKKRAYVRRINFRGNTTTQDQVLRREMRQMEGGAASTAQIEHSKVRLERLGFFKEVTVDTVEVPGVADQVDVDFTVEEQPSGSMGLQLGYAEYSGLLISGNIQQNNWFGTGKQVGISASHSKYQTAYNFRYNDPYFTPDGVSRGFNIFYQSSDYASVNVAGYSTDVFGGNVSFGYPISDVERLSFDVGFRNLEVKPSQYSVREIINTPLYSSSASYITQTEYLEILEQLSTGNDLPEIPFDSTPVPSLEDDVNGIRGEPGFLDTHGREFHDFVANAAWAKSTLNRGILATRGASQRLGIETALPGGDLEYYKITYDAQMFQPLTRHLTLRLRTSLGWADSYGKTEELPFFEHYYAGGFGSVRGFERNSLGPRGTYAESQFLPRTTWDDMNGDGVVDTGETGSLYNVLCEDPELGGYSGGISCRPGQLMTSTGGQVTDQSRSFGGNFLVETSMEVIFPLPFVEDQRSFQTAFFIDAGNVFDTNCGATQVNCFDFALDRMSISAGLGLTWISAFGPMTFSVSEAIQKNEFDDEKGFNFSLGQTF, encoded by the coding sequence ATGATGCATGTTTTCTCACGAATGATCGGCCTGATGTTGGCGCTTTGCTTTTCGCTAGCCGTTCATGCACAAACCTTTCGCGTTAATGACATCCGGGTAGAGGGGCTGCAGCGGGTTTCCGCCGGCACAGTTTTCAGCGCTCTACCGATTCGCGTTGGCGATACGCTTAGCAACCTCGACGTTCAGCGCGCCACTCGCGAGCTCTTCAAGGTCGGTTTGTTTACCGATGTTTCTATTGGTCGCGACGGTGATGTACTGGTGATTATGGTTGATGAGCGTCCCGCCATTAACGAGATCACCATTGAAGGTAACAAGGTCATTAAGACCGAGCAGCTTATGGAGAGCCTGACCGAAAATGGGCTTTCCGAGGGGCAGATCTACCAAAGTGCAACTCTGAACATGATCAGCCAGGCGCTGGAGCGCGAATACATAGGCCAGGGGCGCTACGGCGCCTCGGTTGATATTGAGGTAGAAGATCTACCGCGCAATCAGGTCAAGGTGTTGGTTAATATCGATGAGGGTGAAACCGCCCGAATCAAAAAAATCAACATAGTTGGTAACACAGCGTTTGCGAATGACGAGCTGTTGGATTTGTTTGAACTGCAAACCACAGGCTTCTTTTCTTGGATTACCGGGGATGACAAATACAACCGCGAAAAGTTGACTGGCGATATCGAGAGGGTCGAGTCATACTATCTGGATCGCGGTTATCTCGCTTTTAATCTTGACTCCACCCAAGTTTCCTTAAGCCCAGACAAATCCCAGGTTTTTATTACTCTCAATATTACCGAGGGTGATGTATACACCGTGAGCGAAGTGGATTTGGCTGGCGACCCAGCTATCGATGAGCGTTTTATTCGCCGCATGATTTTAATGCGCGAGGGGCAAACCTTTTCACAGGCACTGATGACGACCTCGTCCGAGTACATAACCAATCGCTTGGGTAATGAGGGCTACACCTTTGCTGAAGTTGAGGGAATTCCAGAACGTAACGACGAAGATAAAACCGTAAAGGTGACTTTCTTTATCGATCCGAAAAAACGCGCCTATGTCAGACGCATTAATTTCCGCGGTAATACCACTACCCAGGATCAGGTGTTGCGCAGGGAAATGCGGCAGATGGAAGGGGGTGCCGCCTCTACAGCGCAAATTGAACACTCTAAAGTGCGTTTGGAGCGTTTGGGCTTCTTTAAAGAAGTGACCGTAGATACAGTTGAAGTGCCGGGTGTCGCCGACCAGGTAGATGTTGACTTCACTGTGGAGGAACAACCCTCTGGCAGTATGGGCTTACAGTTGGGTTATGCTGAATATTCAGGCCTGCTTATTTCGGGCAATATTCAACAGAACAACTGGTTTGGTACCGGTAAACAGGTGGGCATCTCTGCCAGCCACTCGAAGTACCAAACGGCTTATAATTTCCGTTACAACGATCCGTACTTTACGCCGGACGGCGTGAGCCGCGGGTTTAATATTTTCTATCAAAGCAGCGACTATGCCAGCGTAAACGTGGCGGGCTATAGTACCGATGTATTTGGCGGTAATGTCAGCTTTGGTTACCCGATTTCCGATGTGGAGCGCTTAAGTTTTGATGTGGGCTTCCGCAACCTGGAAGTAAAGCCCAGCCAATATTCCGTGCGTGAGATTATTAACACGCCTCTTTATTCTTCTTCGGCCAGTTACATTACCCAAACCGAGTATCTGGAAATTCTGGAACAGTTGTCGACCGGTAATGATTTACCTGAGATCCCTTTCGACTCTACCCCTGTACCCAGCCTGGAAGATGATGTCAACGGTATTCGCGGTGAGCCAGGCTTTTTGGATACCCATGGCAGGGAGTTCCACGACTTTGTGGCCAATGCGGCTTGGGCAAAATCCACGCTTAATCGCGGCATTCTAGCCACCCGTGGTGCTTCGCAACGTTTGGGTATTGAAACGGCACTGCCAGGTGGCGATTTGGAATACTACAAAATCACCTACGACGCGCAGATGTTCCAACCCTTAACACGCCATCTGACCCTACGTTTACGTACCAGTTTGGGGTGGGCGGACTCTTACGGTAAAACCGAAGAGCTGCCTTTCTTTGAGCATTACTATGCCGGTGGTTTTGGCTCTGTGCGCGGCTTTGAGCGCAATAGCTTAGGGCCTCGAGGCACCTATGCCGAGAGCCAGTTTTTACCGCGAACCACTTGGGATGACATGAACGGTGATGGGGTGGTGGACACTGGTGAAACTGGCTCTTTATATAATGTGCTCTGCGAGGATCCAGAGTTGGGCGGCTACAGTGGCGGTATCTCTTGTCGCCCCGGTCAGCTGATGACATCTACTGGTGGGCAGGTGACCGATCAAAGCCGCTCTTTCGGTGGTAACTTCTTGGTCGAAACCAGTATGGAAGTGATTTTCCCGCTGCCTTTTGTCGAGGACCAGCGCTCTTTCCAAACCGCCTTTTTCATCGACGCGGGTAACGTTTTTGATACCAACTGCGGCGCAACACAGGTAAACTGTTTCGACTTTGCTCTGGACCGCATGAGTATTTCTGCGGGCTTGGGCTTAACGTGGATATCGGCCTTTGGCCCTATGACCTTCTCGGTTTCCGAAGCCATTCAGAAAAACGAGTTTGACGATGAGAAAGGATTTAACTTCTCCCTCGGCCAAACTTTCTGA